One Acidimicrobiales bacterium genomic window, GAGGGGGCCATCGACGCCTCGGGGGCGCTCGACAGCTCGACCACGAACTCGGTGCGCCCCGCGGGGAAGACGTGCTCGGCGGCGATCACCGCCCGCCCGGCCCCGTCCAGGGTGACCCGCTCGCAACGCAGGACCGGGGAGCCGACCGGCACCCCGAAGAGGGCGGCGTCGGACCGGTCGGCGGCGTCGGCCCCGATGGTCTGGGTGGCGCCGGCCAGGCGCACGCCGAGCAGGTCGTAGAAGGTGGCCCGCTCCACGTCGTTCCGGGAGAGCCCGGCGCCCAGGTCGGCCGGCACCCACACCGTCACCCGGGCGAAGGGAACCCCGTCGGCCAGGTTCAGGCGCCGGACCCGGAGGACCTCGTCACGACCGAGGACGGCCGCCATCCGGGCCGGGGCGCTGACGAACCCGAAGTCGAGCACCCGGCGCTCGGGGTGGCGGCCCGAGGCGGCCAGCTGGTCCTCGATCGTGCCCAGCCGCCCGAGGGTCTGGCGCAGGGGCTGGCCCCCCGCGAACCACCCGAAACCCTGCCTGGCGTCGACCAGGCCCTCGGACCGCAGCAGCTCCAAGGCCTTGCGGACCGTCACCCGGCTGGCCCCGTAGGCTCGGGAGAGCTCCGCCTCGCTGGGCAGCACGGCGCCGGGGGCCAGCTCACCTGATGTGACCTGGTC contains:
- a CDS encoding GntR family transcriptional regulator is translated as DQVTSGELAPGAVLPSEAELSRAYGASRVTVRKALELLRSEGLVDARQGFGWFAGGQPLRQTLGRLGTIEDQLAASGRHPERRVLDFGFVSAPARMAAVLGRDEVLRVRRLNLADGVPFARVTVWVPADLGAGLSRNDVERATFYDLLGVRLAGATQTIGADAADRSDAALFGVPVGSPVLRCERVTLDGAGRAVIAAEHVFPAGRTEFVVELSSAPEASMAPSGLRLVE